From the genome of Odocoileus virginianus isolate 20LAN1187 ecotype Illinois chromosome 4, Ovbor_1.2, whole genome shotgun sequence:
GATTTCACTGTCCACTACCAGGATATAAGCAAATCTGACCATACTAACACATTTAACCTCCCTAGTTGCATATGCTTTAATAAATTAACAGATCAAGGCATGTGTTGAGTCATCTCTGAGTGTAAAATTTCTTCCAAATTGATTTCTTCACCCACACATTACATTATCAGTCAGTCTCTTCATTGACAACATAATTTAGATAGAAAAAGCCTTCATGGTTATTCGGTTCCAAAGGACTGGTATATATCTGGTCTTCTCTGTCTAATTTTTCTGATAGACCTTTATAATGGTAgtagatttgtttgttttcacaatTTGTAGGATAAATGGCAGCTGCTGTGTTTTTTTGTTACTTAACATTTTATGAATTTCTTGTCCAAATTCTCTTCTGACCTTACACTATGCTTATGCTTGTACAGAGGGAAAAACCACTAAGGCAAAAAGGACCACAGATGGGactatggaaacagaaaaagacagtAATAGAAGTCTGAAGATCCTGAGTTTCTTCTCCTACTTCATAGCTCTGTCAAGAGCCAGTCAGCCATGATTAGAACTGTATATATTCTAGAGAATAAGTGAGCTTGCATTTCTTCCTCTAACCATGGTAGAAATTTAATCTACTATATCTATCATAAATAGACTGCCAGTTAATGCCTGgtaaagtcatatatatatatacacaaacacacacacacactcttatgCCTTGGACAAATTTTCTCCTTAAAGTACTAAATCTCTCTTTCTTACAGAGGTTTGTAAATGAATCTCTtcaaattgaaatcatttctttttccatttccatttcactCATTTCTTTCCCAAATTGATAACTGAGATATGCCCAAccattttctattatttgtagCAGTAACAGATAATTAGTTTTCATAATTTATAGAATTAATAAGAACTGCTAAATTTTAGTTAATTATCATTGATAAAATATAACCTTAGATGCATGAAGCTGTTAAAACTTTCTACTTACCTCTCTTGCAGAAACCAATATGCAAAGCCGGAGTACAGTCATATACATCAGATTTATCTTGCAGTTCCTTCTGCTCTGGGTACTCTTTGAGAAGTCACACGCTGAAGAAGACATTATAATTACCACCAAGAATGGAAAAGTCAGGGGGATGCGCTTGCCAGTACTTGGTGGCACAGTAACAGCCTTTCTTGGAATCCCGTATGCACAGCCACCTCTTGGTAGACTACGATTCAAAAAGCCACAATCCTTGACCAAGTGGCCTGATATTTGGAATGCTACAAAATATTCTAATTCTTGTTATCAGAACACAGATCAAAGTTTCCCAGGCTTCCTTGGATCAGAGATGTGGAACCCAAACACTGACCTCAGTGAAGACTGTTTATATCTGAATGTGTGGATTCCAACACCTAAACCAAAAAATGCTACTGTAATGATATGGATCTACGGTGGTGGTTTTCAGACTGGAACATCATCTTTGCATGTTTATGATGGCAAGTTTCTGGCACGGGTTGAAAGAGTTATTGTGGTTTCAATGAACTATAGAGTAGGTGCCCTTGGATTCTTAGCTTTACCGGGAAATCCTGAAGCACCAGGGAATGTGGGTCTATTTGATCAACAGTTAGCTCTTCAGTGGGTTCAAGAAAATATAGCAGCCTTTGGTGGAAATCCTAAAAGTGTAACTCTCTTTGGAGAAAGCGCAGGAGCAGTTTCAGTTAGCCTTCATTTACTTTCTCCTAAAAGTTACCCATTGTTTACCAGAGCTATTCTGCAAAGTGGATCCTCTAATGCTCCTTGGGCAGTGACATCTCTTTATGAAGCTAGGAACAGAACATTGACGTTAGCAAAATTTATTGGTTGTTCTAGAGAAAATGACACCGAGATAATCAAATGTCTTCGACATAAAGATCCCCAGGAGATTCTTCTTCATGAAGTGTTTGTTGTCCCCTATGGTACGCTCTTATCAGTAAATTTTGGTcccactgtagatggtgattttCTCACTGACATGCCAGACACACTACTCCAACTTGGACAGTTCAAAAAAACCCAGATCTTGGTGGGTGTTAATAAAGATGAAGGGACAGCATTTTTAGTATATGGTGCTCCTGGCTTCAGCAAAGATAACAACAGTATTATAACTAGAAAAGAATTTCAAgaaggtttaaaaatattttttccaggagTGAGTGAGCTTGGAAAGGAATCGATCCTTTTCCACTACATGGACTGGTTAGAAGATCAGAGAGCTGAAAACTACCGTGAGGCCTTGGATGATGTTGTTGGGGATTATAATATCATATGTCCTGCTTTGGAGTTCACCAAAAAGTTCTCAGATATGGGAAACAATGCCTTTTTCTACTATTTCGAGCACCGATCCTCCAAACTCCCTTGGCCAGAATGGATGGGAGTGATGCATGGTTATGAGATTGAATTTGTCTTTGGTTTACCACTGGAAAGAAGAGTTAATTACACAAAAGCTGAGGAAATTTTTAGTAGATCCATTATGAAACGCTGGGCAAATTTTGCAAAATATGGGTAAGTGCCAATTTTTGTAattattcttgtttgttttgttttgcttagctTTTCATGGTCCCCAGTGTAGACTTCATTCAAGGTACAGAaacattttgattatttattctCTTCACACCTTAAGctggttttgttttccattatgtAGTACATTTCAGTTCCTTGCATCCGAGTGcttaaaagaaataatcaaagaacttttgtgaaaaatattttctgatttcatttccaAAGTACCATAAAGTACTTTAACAATGTTCGCCAAAGTATGTATGGAACTTGATGTCCACATTGTGAAGAAGATATCCACCTTGTCACCTTGTCAAGTATTTTTCAGCCTAAAAGTTCACAGCATTCACAGGTATAAGAAGGAGCAGGAATATCTCTGGTTTGCTCATGATCTTAAGCAGTGATACACTGTTACCTAATACACAAAGAAAGACATGCCATCACAGGAAAATCAAAGGGCAGGATGGTGTTAGGGTTGGCCCTCACATTACTCAAAATAGAGAATTTGACATTTtatcaacattttttatttcctaatatGTTTGTTCAGAGATTTTAGGTAACCTTTGTTGAACAAGAGCTGCAAGGCTCATCTTGTTTAGCTAAGCTGTTTTCCACTTGAGTAGTCACAAGGGTGACATTACATAATAAGAGATGCTGCAAAAGAACATATTTTCCCTcatatgttataaatattctGATATTATGTCTTCAATAGTCAGAGAAGAAAAGCTCttttaatatcaatatattttctatgttttaatACTTCATGTGTATAAAAAATAAGGATTTTGTAATAATGTGTTACCTCAATTGAACTTTATACACTGAAACAGTTTGTATCAGTGAgaataaccaaaaaaataaaaattggggcatctctttctttgaaaaatgcttaCAGAAACTCACAAACTGATTGATGCATTAATCCAATCTGTCATCCTATCTTTATAATCAAAAAGCATTtggggaatgatttttttttctggttttcttttccaTCCTCCATTTGGAATTCATTGTGCTGCTGCTTCAGGTTATTGTAGGTATCTTTCTACAAAGTGCCTGTATGATATAATTCCTATCAAAATGTTTTGACACTTATTCACTGTATATAAGGCTAAAACTCTTCCATCTAGTATTAAGATGCTTCTGTAACCTTGCTACAACCCATTCTCCCCAATACCTATTTCCTTGGTAGAGGAGTTACCTCATGAATATCAAAGATTTCAAGTTTAACTACACCTTAGAGCCTGTTCTTGCAGTGTGCCCTGTTTAGAAAATTTacctctctcctttttaatgaCACAAatcctaatattttgttaagttttGGCTCATTACATGTTTCATACAGAGTATCTTTAATTCTAAGAGTTGTAATTGTTTCAGACCTGTTTTACACTCTCAGAGAAACCATTGACAGTCATGTATCTAAATGATATCTTTCATTGTATTCTGAGCCTCCTAAACAGACTAAGAACTAACTTCTTGAAAGAGAAGTTATGGTTTTATTGGACACTCATTGAAGTACTGAGATTGGTATGTGTcccacttaacaaatatttggaTTCAGTAAGAAcaagtgaaacttttttttaaagatatgtagGCTATTATCTGTAGCTGTACAATATATTACACCTTCTCAACATCAACCTAAATTTCTGCTTAACAAGGAACATCTTATTTCTAGAGCTGCTTTAGAATTATGTATATTTCATTCTGTTCTCTCCCTCAAGGCTTTAATCCACATTAAATCACttgaatatgtttttaattctgtCTGACAATTGTAGAGATTACAAATAATTTAAGGGGGCTATTAAGGGAATTTAAGGGAAACATcaatatttcttcaaattattgatgtctataatttttaaaaggcttatATCTTGCATGTTTAAATTATcaagaaatgtatatttcttattTCACAATGGAGAACACTGAGAACCAGATGAAGTAATGGTCATATTTATGGCAAATGAGTGCAACAGGTCAAAGAAGAGAATATTTGATACTTAATGGAATAAAAGATTGTTTAATCCTAATTTTCTTCTATGATTAGCATATTTTAAtaggaaataaatgaatgttgacagatttttattataatagtAAATTCACGTGAACAAGATTAAAACCATAaagatttaaacttttttaatgtaattcaGCCATAGATACCATTCAGCAAGATACCACTTCAACCAGtgagtttctttatagtccatgcTTGCACAGTTAGACAGAGATAATAATATATCATATACATTGAAATTTGACTTGATGGCAAACATAATGTTAATCTCCTGGTGTGTACTCTATTTTTTCAAAGTATACCTATGTAATAAATATAGAAGCTTAGAATGATTAAATAAACTCCATGGTAACAAAGTTGGTTTAAGTGTCAGGTTTGGAAATCCACTCACATTCATTTGCCCACAAACATGATGTTTGATCTTCTCTTCCCAGGGGGATGCTCCCCCCTTGGTTTGCCTCCACTCCCCATACCAAGGACATTTAACAATATCTGGAGTTATTTTTGAGTATCACTGCTGGAActggccggggtgggggtggggggctactAGCTATATAGAGGCCAGGGATCCTGCCAAACTTCTTACAATGCTCAGGATAGTCCCCCAGCAACAAATTATTCATTCTAAATGCCAGTAATACCTAGATAGGGACACTGCAGATTTTTCTCCCATATAACCCCAAAATCACacataaagaaagtaaaaagtagAAGTAAGAGTTGTAATTATCATTCAGGAAAGTGAATTTTCAAGTACATGgttcataaaatgttttaatgactATTTCTCCTTAAATAATGTTTAGTATATGTTATATTTCTTATTAGGACtaagttcaaaataattttgaacttttctttgtgatattttattttcccaatggGTTGTTTAGTAGTCTTTTATTTAACTTCCAGCTATTTGGATAATTTCTAGATAGTTTGTTGTGGCTTTCTAATTTAATTCAGTTCTAGTTAGAAACTCTACTCAAGATTTTCTCGTTTGAAATATATTGAGGATTATTTTATGACCCAGAATATGATTCATATGGGTGATTATTTTACCTactcttgaaaagaatgtgtgttcttACTTGGTATGATAtgttctgtaaagtaattagtccaTGGTTTCTCAGgtctttaatatttttgtctaCTTATTTTAAATACTGAGAGAAGGGTATTAACATCTTTGACTATAATTGTGATTCTGTTTATTTCTCAACTTAATTCTACTAATTTtccttttactattttaaatttatactatTAATTCTGTGCACATTTAGGATTATGTATTCCTGATTAGTTGACTTctatcattttgaaatgtctCCATCCTGAAATTGACTTTGCCTAACATTAAGAGAGATACATCAAGTTTCTCATGCTCTGGCTGCACAGTATATTTTGTTCCATCCTCTTGCTCTAACTCATTTACTTAGACTTAGCATGATTAACCCATTTGGCATTTAGTATAATTATTGATGTGTTTTGTTTAAATCTaccatgttattatttttaatccatcCTTCTTATTGCTCCTTTGCAACTCTGTTTTTTAATCTAATATTTATTCTATTGTATCTTTTTATGGATGTTtagtttgtcttttattttttccctagtgTTTGTTTTAACACTAAAATTGTTTCACTTATAATTATGTACTTAGAGTTAATACTGACCTACTTTGCTGACATTTCCCACTTTCTAAACAATTCATGCTTCCTATTTTCCATTTCACTCTTAACTGCTTCACAACTATAGGAAATTAACAATCAAGTTTCATgtattctcattttttatattGTCCTATGTTTATgcaatgtataatataaaatatctcttaaaattgtatttgttttttacaaTCAAGTTATATTAATgtaaattcataaaataaaaaacatagtcTTTTATGTTTACTTGTGTATTTAGTgggcttttcctggtggctcagatggtaaagaatctacctgcaatttaggagacctgTATtctatcactgggttgggaagatctggagaatgaaatggcagtccacttcagtgttcttgactCCTCCTATGGATTCTAATTGTCATCTGGAATTGTCTTCCTTTGTGCTAAAAAACATCCTTTAGAATTTCTCACTGGCAGTTTGAATAGTTACAAATTctctcagcattttttttttaatctgaatatacctttattttccttcaattgaatgatttttttaaagatacatttctggtttaatctttttttcttttttttttcatcagtttaaAGATATGTTCCATTGTCTTCCTATCTCTTCAGTTCTGATGTAAAGTGAACCTTTATTTGTATGACTGTCCTCTCTATACAATGTAAAAATTGTTTTCCTCTGGTTGActtcaaaattttctctttatctttggtttcAATTGTTTATCCATGGTATT
Proteins encoded in this window:
- the BCHE gene encoding cholinesterase, with amino-acid sequence MSVPSNLQAGAAAASCISLKYYMISTSCKLYHLCCSESETNMQSRSTVIYIRFILQFLLLWVLFEKSHAEEDIIITTKNGKVRGMRLPVLGGTVTAFLGIPYAQPPLGRLRFKKPQSLTKWPDIWNATKYSNSCYQNTDQSFPGFLGSEMWNPNTDLSEDCLYLNVWIPTPKPKNATVMIWIYGGGFQTGTSSLHVYDGKFLARVERVIVVSMNYRVGALGFLALPGNPEAPGNVGLFDQQLALQWVQENIAAFGGNPKSVTLFGESAGAVSVSLHLLSPKSYPLFTRAILQSGSSNAPWAVTSLYEARNRTLTLAKFIGCSRENDTEIIKCLRHKDPQEILLHEVFVVPYGTLLSVNFGPTVDGDFLTDMPDTLLQLGQFKKTQILVGVNKDEGTAFLVYGAPGFSKDNNSIITRKEFQEGLKIFFPGVSELGKESILFHYMDWLEDQRAENYREALDDVVGDYNIICPALEFTKKFSDMGNNAFFYYFEHRSSKLPWPEWMGVMHGYEIEFVFGLPLERRVNYTKAEEIFSRSIMKRWANFAKYGNPNGTQNNSTRWPVFKSNEQKYFTLNTESPKVNTKLRAQQCRFWTLFFPKVLEITGNIDEAEREWKAGFHRWNNYMMDWKNQFNDYTRKKESCAGL